The Pelagovum sp. HNIBRBA483 sequence GCACGATTGATATCATGGCTGCTGCGCACAATATCCTTGATGTTTCCGAGCCGTATATGCTGCTCTCAGGATACAGAACGCCCGCAACAAATGCGATGCTGAGACGGCGCTCGTCCGGCGTTGCACGCAATTCCCTTCACATGCAGGCGCAAGCAGCCGACTTACGTTTGGCAAGCCGCTCGGTTCGTCAAATGGCAAATGCGGCTTCGTCGTGCAACGCCGGTGGCGTAGGCAAGTATTCCGGCTCGGATTTTGTCCATATGGATTGTGGTCCAGTTCGGA is a genomic window containing:
- a CDS encoding YcbK family protein produces the protein MTTLSMTRRGLLRAFAATAVVAAPTYSNAFGFLRGAGDIRRLKMYSGRTGESVDTIYWIEGDYIDEAIQQISYFMRDWRTDEVKRIDTRTIDIMAAAHNILDVSEPYMLLSGYRTPATNAMLRRRSSGVARNSLHMQAQAADLRLASRSVRQMANAASSCNAGGVGKYSGSDFVHMDCGPVRNWGA